In Qingshengfaniella alkalisoli, a single genomic region encodes these proteins:
- a CDS encoding ABC transporter permease, protein MAMTKARTRALLLTPAGLWYAALLLLPLAVVLIFSFGERSAIGGYAPGFTFEQYANLPSRLAAFQNTLTLAPLGTLASLLIAYPLAYFLAVKVSPQWKTTLLVLVIVPFWTSILIRSYAWIFLLGGRGLPALLESFGLPEIRMINTPFAVLVGIVYGYLPLMVFPIYVALEKLDKRLLEASADLGTPPWRSFLQITLPLSMPGVLTGSMLVFILLMGEFLIPALLGGGKVFFVGNALVDLFLQSRNWAFGSAVAVALVVIMLICVGLYRRALGRFASGPDDVSLM, encoded by the coding sequence ATGGCCATGACAAAGGCACGAACCCGGGCCTTGCTGCTGACACCGGCGGGGCTGTGGTACGCGGCGCTCCTGCTGTTGCCACTGGCCGTCGTCCTGATCTTTTCGTTCGGCGAGCGTAGCGCCATCGGCGGCTACGCTCCCGGATTCACCTTCGAACAGTATGCCAACCTGCCGTCGCGGCTGGCGGCCTTCCAGAACACGCTGACGCTTGCGCCGCTCGGGACGCTCGCGTCGCTGCTGATCGCCTACCCGCTGGCCTATTTCCTGGCGGTCAAGGTGTCGCCGCAGTGGAAAACGACCCTGCTGGTTCTGGTGATCGTGCCGTTCTGGACCTCGATCCTGATCCGGTCCTATGCGTGGATCTTCCTGCTGGGCGGCCGCGGTCTGCCCGCGTTGCTGGAAAGTTTTGGGCTGCCCGAGATCCGGATGATCAACACGCCCTTCGCCGTGCTGGTCGGCATCGTCTATGGCTATCTGCCGTTGATGGTGTTCCCGATCTATGTCGCCCTCGAAAAGCTGGACAAGCGGCTGTTGGAGGCCTCGGCCGATCTGGGCACGCCGCCCTGGCGCAGTTTCCTGCAGATCACCCTGCCCCTGTCCATGCCCGGCGTCCTGACCGGATCTATGCTGGTCTTCATCCTGCTGATGGGCGAATTCCTGATCCCCGCGCTTCTGGGGGGCGGCAAGGTGTTCTTCGTCGGCAACGCGCTGGTGGACCTGTTCCTGCAATCGCGGAACTGGGCCTTCGGATCGGCAGTCGCGGTGGCGCTGGTGGTGATCATGCTGATCTGCGTCGGTCTTTATCGTCGCGCCCTGGGACGCTTTGCCAGCGGTCCCGACGATGTAAGCCTGATGTGA
- a CDS encoding ABC transporter permease, giving the protein MRIYAAFVYLFLYLPIATIALFSFTAGRSATSMQGFSVQWYGRALNNPFVMEALWTSVRIAFFSALLAAVVGTMAALALTGMQGRIRMVFDTMVQVAVMIPGIVIGIATLIALVSVFDIVNPVLESALGWKLSLGTGSLIGAHGMFTMSLVILLVRGRLETLDRQLIEASSDLGAHPFATFRQVTLPLIAPAVLAGFLLAFTFSFDDFIIAFFVAGSETTLPIYVFSSIRRGVTPEINAIGTMVMAASLTILIGAQLLLRRSRKTAGQ; this is encoded by the coding sequence ATGAGAATTTACGCCGCTTTCGTCTACCTGTTCCTCTACCTGCCCATCGCGACCATCGCGCTGTTTTCCTTCACGGCGGGCCGATCGGCCACCTCGATGCAGGGCTTTTCGGTGCAGTGGTACGGCCGCGCCCTGAACAATCCCTTCGTCATGGAGGCGCTGTGGACCTCGGTCAGGATCGCCTTCTTCTCGGCCCTGCTCGCGGCGGTGGTCGGCACGATGGCGGCGCTGGCGCTGACGGGGATGCAGGGGCGCATCAGGATGGTCTTCGACACGATGGTCCAGGTCGCGGTGATGATTCCGGGCATCGTGATTGGCATCGCCACCTTGATCGCGCTCGTGTCCGTCTTCGATATCGTGAACCCGGTTCTGGAGTCTGCGCTTGGCTGGAAACTTTCGCTGGGCACCGGATCCTTGATCGGTGCGCATGGGATGTTCACCATGTCGCTGGTGATCCTTCTGGTCCGAGGGCGGCTCGAAACGCTGGATCGTCAGTTGATCGAAGCCTCCTCCGATCTGGGTGCTCATCCCTTCGCCACCTTTCGTCAGGTTACGCTGCCACTGATCGCCCCGGCGGTTTTGGCAGGGTTCCTGCTGGCTTTTACCTTCAGCTTCGATGATTTCATCATCGCCTTCTTCGTGGCGGGCTCGGAAACTACGCTGCCGATCTATGTATTCTCGTCGATCCGGCGAGGCGTGACCCCGGAAATCAATGCAATCGGCACGATGGTGATGGCTGCTTCGCTGACAATCCTCATCGGTGCGCAACTGTTGCTGCGACGCAGCAGAAAGACCGCCGGACAATAA
- a CDS encoding sigma-70 family RNA polymerase sigma factor → MTNHEDIEQLIAKVALGDRTAFASLYDATSGKLFAVCLRILKNRSSAEDALQDVYMRVWHKADRYAVTGHSPMTWLITVARNLAIDRLRATKAKHVDLDSAGELVETRPDPEATSIAASEQRRISACFDELPSDRAAAVRAAYLDGATYQTLAARFDVPLNTMRTWLRRSLISLKECLSR, encoded by the coding sequence ATGACAAACCATGAGGACATCGAACAGCTGATTGCCAAAGTTGCACTTGGTGACAGGACCGCCTTTGCTTCGCTCTACGACGCAACAAGCGGCAAGCTCTTCGCGGTCTGCCTGAGGATATTGAAGAACCGGTCATCAGCTGAAGACGCGCTACAAGACGTCTATATGCGCGTCTGGCACAAGGCGGATCGCTACGCCGTAACTGGTCACAGCCCGATGACATGGCTGATCACCGTTGCACGAAATCTGGCGATTGATCGGCTGCGCGCGACGAAGGCCAAGCACGTAGACCTCGACAGTGCGGGCGAGTTGGTCGAAACGCGCCCGGATCCAGAAGCCACAAGTATCGCTGCATCAGAGCAGCGCCGGATCAGCGCCTGTTTCGATGAGCTGCCCTCCGATCGAGCCGCTGCTGTACGTGCTGCATATCTTGACGGCGCAACGTATCAGACCCTCGCGGCCCGTTTCGACGTCCCACTGAACACCATGCGTACTTGGCTAAGGCGCAGTTTGATATCCTTGAAGGAGTGCCTTTCGCGATGA
- a CDS encoding helix-turn-helix transcriptional regulator: MALRQQYSDWVTTSAKAVEELGTPGFPQALSTAIRSVVPYEFTVIFAYHKDNEPIDLYDDFSASKRKVMVDDYQEGPYLLDPFYLHSQAPTTTRLVRLRDLAPDRFYQAEYFRNYYVQTGLAEEIGFIVDIGDEVSVVISAMRETRVFSAKEFRDLEVLMPFVAAATRQHWRGLIGQFSDSGETPGERLPQLIEHAFQSVGRNLLTAREAEIVEFVLKGHSSEATARALGISSGTVRIHRRNIYAKLHIGSQGELFSRFISALADATA, from the coding sequence ATGGCGCTAAGACAACAATATTCAGACTGGGTTACGACCAGTGCGAAGGCAGTTGAAGAACTGGGTACGCCGGGTTTTCCGCAAGCGCTTTCGACCGCAATACGCAGTGTGGTTCCTTATGAGTTCACGGTGATCTTCGCCTATCACAAAGACAATGAACCGATTGATCTTTATGATGATTTTTCAGCTTCCAAGCGTAAGGTGATGGTTGATGACTACCAGGAAGGGCCATATCTTCTGGATCCCTTCTATCTGCATTCTCAAGCACCAACGACGACCCGCTTGGTCCGGCTTCGGGATCTTGCTCCAGATCGCTTCTACCAGGCGGAATATTTTAGAAACTACTACGTTCAGACTGGGCTTGCCGAAGAAATAGGCTTTATCGTCGACATTGGTGATGAAGTCAGCGTTGTAATTTCAGCCATGCGTGAAACGCGGGTGTTTTCCGCCAAAGAATTTCGGGATCTGGAGGTGCTGATGCCATTCGTTGCCGCGGCGACGCGACAACATTGGCGGGGGCTGATCGGGCAGTTTTCGGATTCAGGCGAGACCCCCGGCGAACGCCTTCCACAACTCATCGAGCATGCGTTCCAGAGCGTCGGCCGAAACCTTCTCACCGCTCGGGAGGCCGAAATTGTCGAGTTTGTGCTGAAAGGCCATTCATCGGAAGCCACTGCCAGAGCCCTGGGCATCTCATCAGGAACCGTTCGGATACATCGCCGCAACATCTACGCGAAGTTGCATATCGGGTCACAGGGTGAGCTGTTCTCACGCTTCATTTCTGCCCTGGCGGATGCGACCGCTTGA
- a CDS encoding anti-sigma factor, whose protein sequence is MSDQQDISEDEALVAEYVLRLLDADAERALEARLQSEPDLRARVQFWEGEFANLAVDLPDETPSSSVRSGLLAELNGKVTAPRFGWVRGWLALPGLVAVVIAAFFAFSPILRAPAFDPAFHATLISDDGSVHIEAGYAPNGSLFKVIPEQGKPLPGRDFELWVIGENATAPVSLGVISSDGEITFEISPEIAALIEGGTLAVSDEPEGGSPTGAPTGTILATDEFFDV, encoded by the coding sequence ATGAGCGACCAACAGGACATCAGCGAAGACGAGGCGCTGGTCGCTGAGTACGTCTTGCGCCTGCTGGACGCAGATGCGGAGCGAGCCTTGGAGGCACGGCTTCAGTCAGAGCCCGACTTGCGGGCGCGCGTGCAGTTCTGGGAAGGCGAATTTGCGAACCTGGCAGTAGACCTCCCGGATGAAACGCCGTCGTCGTCGGTCCGGTCGGGACTTCTCGCTGAACTGAATGGTAAGGTAACTGCGCCGCGGTTTGGCTGGGTGCGGGGATGGCTTGCGTTGCCGGGGCTGGTGGCGGTTGTGATCGCTGCATTTTTCGCCTTCAGCCCGATCCTGCGCGCCCCTGCCTTCGATCCGGCGTTCCACGCTACATTGATTTCTGACGACGGCAGCGTGCATATCGAAGCCGGGTATGCCCCGAACGGCAGCTTGTTCAAGGTGATCCCGGAACAGGGCAAGCCGCTGCCCGGTCGTGACTTCGAGCTATGGGTCATCGGAGAGAACGCCACTGCGCCGGTGTCGCTTGGCGTGATCTCATCAGACGGAGAGATCACATTCGAGATCAGCCCAGAGATTGCCGCTTTGATCGAAGGCGGCACACTTGCTGTTTCCGACGAACCGGAAGGCGGATCGCCGACGGGTGCACCGACGGGTACGATCTTGGCCACTGACGAGTTCTTCGACGTATAA
- a CDS encoding SDR family NAD(P)-dependent oxidoreductase — translation MLKDRIVLVTGAGSGIGRAGAIAMAREGATTIVTDLRGDLAESTASAIRDQGGTADGRALDVTDDDAVAMEVTRTLDTYGRIDVLHSHAGVQIPGKLEEVTAAQMDTAWALNVRAHFVLSKAVVGPMRNQGGGSVIVTASNSGCQYDRGMISYATTKHAAVAMVKQMAADYARDNIRFNALCPGFVDTPFNAGFEKQMGGRSELEHYVSDTIPMGRWASPEEIADGIIYLASDRSSFVTGLALVIDGGEVL, via the coding sequence ATGCTCAAGGACCGCATCGTTCTGGTAACGGGCGCAGGGTCGGGTATCGGTCGCGCCGGCGCTATTGCAATGGCCCGGGAAGGCGCGACGACGATCGTCACGGATCTGCGCGGGGACCTGGCCGAAAGCACCGCATCGGCCATTCGCGATCAGGGCGGCACGGCCGACGGTCGGGCGCTTGATGTGACCGATGATGACGCGGTTGCCATGGAAGTGACTCGCACTCTTGATACTTACGGCCGAATCGATGTGCTGCACAGCCATGCAGGGGTTCAGATCCCCGGAAAGCTCGAAGAGGTAACCGCCGCGCAAATGGACACAGCCTGGGCGCTGAACGTACGCGCGCATTTTGTTCTGTCAAAGGCGGTGGTGGGTCCGATGCGCAATCAGGGCGGCGGCTCGGTCATCGTCACCGCATCAAATTCTGGATGCCAGTACGATCGCGGCATGATCAGCTATGCAACGACCAAACATGCTGCCGTCGCGATGGTCAAACAGATGGCAGCCGACTACGCCCGCGATAACATCCGGTTCAACGCGCTCTGCCCCGGTTTTGTCGACACGCCATTCAATGCGGGGTTTGAAAAACAGATGGGTGGACGGTCGGAGCTGGAACATTATGTTTCCGACACCATCCCTATGGGCCGGTGGGCCAGCCCGGAAGAAATCGCGGATGGTATTATCTATCTGGCCTCTGACAGGTCGAGCTTTGTAACCGGTTTGGCGCTCGTAATTGATGGCGGCGAGGTGCTTTAG
- a CDS encoding ABC transporter substrate-binding protein, translated as MTQGNQTISRKQFMEELRRYEKGSVTRRHFLGVTGLGTAMAVMGGAVPGLMPGRARAQDLGDRVVLATWPNYHDPANFDNFAADTSVYSQVNVFGSNEEMLAKIQAGGSGWDVFVPTNYAIPTYVEADLIEPLDLSKLPNYDAAAFEQRFADAGTIDGTVYAVPKNWGTTGIAFNTDKTGGVVDSWKSFFDGARDQWDGRVMVHDYQLTTIGNALVYFGHSFNSVDPAELADAEKLLIEVKPHLFAISSDYQPAMRNGDAWLTMCWTGDGKQLNSDLPEIGFALGKEGGEIWSDYYAIPKDAPHKEAAYALINYLLDPEVNALEAQAHGYPVADSRTNALLPEELLNDPILYPAAESLNALEFGAAVTLTDPNRAELMARFKSA; from the coding sequence ATGACACAAGGCAATCAAACCATTTCGCGCAAACAGTTCATGGAAGAGCTGCGCCGCTATGAAAAGGGCTCGGTGACACGTCGCCACTTTCTGGGGGTGACCGGGCTTGGCACCGCAATGGCTGTCATGGGCGGCGCCGTGCCGGGGCTGATGCCGGGCCGGGCGCGCGCGCAGGATCTGGGCGACCGTGTCGTTCTTGCGACCTGGCCCAACTATCATGATCCGGCCAATTTCGACAATTTCGCCGCTGATACGAGTGTCTACAGCCAAGTGAATGTCTTCGGCTCCAACGAAGAGATGCTGGCCAAGATTCAGGCGGGCGGATCCGGCTGGGACGTGTTCGTGCCGACGAACTACGCGATCCCGACCTATGTCGAAGCCGATCTCATCGAACCGCTGGACCTGTCGAAACTGCCGAACTACGACGCCGCGGCCTTTGAACAGCGGTTCGCGGATGCGGGCACGATCGACGGCACCGTCTATGCCGTCCCCAAGAACTGGGGCACCACCGGCATCGCGTTCAACACCGACAAGACCGGCGGCGTCGTGGACAGCTGGAAATCCTTCTTCGACGGCGCGCGCGACCAGTGGGATGGCCGCGTGATGGTGCATGACTACCAGTTGACGACCATCGGGAACGCGCTGGTCTATTTCGGCCATTCCTTCAACTCGGTCGACCCGGCCGAACTGGCGGATGCCGAGAAACTGCTGATCGAGGTCAAGCCGCACCTGTTTGCCATTTCCTCCGACTACCAGCCCGCCATGCGCAATGGCGATGCCTGGCTGACGATGTGCTGGACCGGTGACGGCAAGCAGCTGAATTCCGACCTGCCCGAGATCGGCTTTGCCCTTGGCAAGGAAGGCGGCGAAATCTGGTCGGATTACTACGCCATCCCGAAGGACGCGCCCCACAAGGAAGCGGCCTATGCGCTGATCAACTACCTTCTCGATCCCGAGGTGAACGCCCTCGAGGCGCAGGCGCATGGCTATCCCGTCGCGGACAGCCGCACCAACGCGCTGCTGCCCGAGGAACTCCTGAACGATCCCATTCTCTACCCGGCGGCGGAAAGCCTGAACGCGCTCGAATTCGGGGCCGCGGTCACGCTGACCGATCCCAACCGGGCCGAGCTGATGGCACGCTTCAAGTCGGCTTGA
- a CDS encoding ABC transporter ATP-binding protein: protein MTTTHSRLVDKSGTLRPGDTVAEFVDTTKRFGKVVAADRLNLSIKRGEFLSFLGPSGCGKTTALRMLAGFESPTEGQILIDGMEVGNLPAYRRPVNMVFQHYALFPHMTVAQNIGYGLRQRRPRLSRSEISEKVSRVLATVRLDGYEDRRIWQMSGGQQQRVALARAIVNEPKLLLLDEPMAALDAKLRGEMQMELLDLQRSLGITFVLVTHDQEEALSMSDRICIMGAGQIAQIGTPQELYDFPESRYVASFVGKANILPASLISSSDGLARVALAEGTEVLARVRGLPAKDAVEVVIRPESLSIATKGSPLPEDGTALPARITHRTFLGDHAEYVLDAGPVGNLQVKMSRQTSGLPINFNVGEDVDVSWRASEALVLAED from the coding sequence ATGACGACCACACACTCTCGCCTAGTCGACAAGAGCGGCACGTTGCGCCCAGGCGACACGGTTGCTGAATTCGTTGATACCACAAAGCGCTTCGGAAAGGTGGTGGCTGCGGACCGATTGAATCTCAGCATCAAGCGCGGTGAATTCCTGTCCTTTCTCGGCCCGTCCGGCTGCGGCAAGACCACAGCGCTCCGGATGCTTGCCGGTTTCGAAAGTCCGACCGAAGGGCAGATCCTCATCGACGGCATGGAGGTCGGGAACCTTCCGGCCTATCGCCGCCCGGTGAACATGGTGTTCCAGCACTATGCCCTGTTCCCGCACATGACGGTCGCACAGAATATCGGCTATGGCCTTCGTCAGCGGCGCCCCCGATTGTCGCGATCAGAGATATCAGAAAAGGTTTCGCGCGTGCTCGCGACCGTGCGCCTTGACGGCTACGAGGACCGGCGCATCTGGCAGATGTCGGGCGGACAGCAGCAGCGCGTGGCACTGGCCCGGGCGATCGTGAACGAACCGAAGCTTCTGCTTCTGGACGAACCCATGGCGGCGCTGGACGCCAAGCTGCGCGGCGAGATGCAGATGGAACTGCTGGACCTGCAGCGCAGCCTCGGCATCACGTTCGTATTGGTGACGCATGACCAGGAAGAGGCGCTGTCGATGTCAGACCGTATCTGCATCATGGGCGCGGGCCAGATTGCGCAGATCGGAACGCCACAAGAGTTGTACGATTTTCCCGAAAGCCGTTACGTCGCGAGCTTCGTAGGCAAGGCGAACATACTGCCGGCCTCGCTCATCTCGTCATCGGACGGGCTGGCGAGGGTTGCATTGGCCGAAGGGACTGAAGTGCTGGCCCGGGTTCGGGGCCTACCTGCCAAGGATGCTGTTGAAGTTGTCATCAGGCCGGAATCCCTCTCGATTGCGACGAAGGGAAGCCCATTGCCCGAGGACGGGACCGCCCTGCCCGCACGCATCACCCATCGGACATTCCTGGGCGATCACGCCGAATACGTTCTGGACGCGGGCCCGGTCGGAAATCTTCAGGTCAAAATGTCCCGACAGACATCAGGGCTGCCGATTAACTTCAATGTCGGTGAGGATGTGGACGTATCATGGAGAGCCAGCGAAGCGCTGGTGCTCGCTGAAGACTGA
- a CDS encoding DUF4394 domain-containing protein, which translates to MKNPALVTSLIALAAGPVFADGHAAISGYALADDGATLVIMSDLDNPADATTQGLSSPLRAIAWRPVTGELLGFADGMIATIDPMSGEMTDLGASFMDDAMIGDSAMVGFDFNNQIDAARAVTSAGDNLVYFPDGFGDSDERAGSVRRFTSLAYADGDAMEGMTPMIFANAYTNAINGKTAETTFQYALDADTDTLVSLANNAGALETIGKITVDGTPVDLTPMGGFDIVSPNEGENMGLAILQLEGASIAGLYEIDLETGAATMKADLGMGGFTGFAASLGM; encoded by the coding sequence ATGAAAAATCCGGCTCTTGTAACCTCTCTGATCGCCCTCGCCGCCGGCCCGGTGTTTGCTGACGGGCATGCGGCCATCTCTGGCTACGCCCTGGCGGACGACGGCGCGACGCTGGTTATCATGAGCGACCTCGACAACCCCGCCGACGCGACCACGCAAGGCCTGTCATCGCCGCTTCGAGCGATCGCATGGCGTCCGGTCACCGGTGAGCTGTTGGGTTTCGCTGACGGCATGATCGCAACTATTGATCCGATGTCAGGCGAAATGACCGATCTGGGTGCCTCCTTCATGGACGATGCGATGATCGGGGACAGCGCGATGGTCGGCTTCGACTTCAACAACCAGATTGACGCCGCGCGCGCCGTGACATCGGCGGGCGACAACCTGGTGTATTTCCCCGACGGCTTTGGCGACAGCGACGAGCGCGCAGGGTCTGTGCGTCGTTTCACCAGCCTGGCCTATGCGGATGGGGATGCGATGGAGGGCATGACACCGATGATCTTCGCGAACGCCTATACAAACGCGATTAACGGGAAGACGGCTGAAACGACGTTCCAATATGCGCTCGATGCCGATACCGATACGCTCGTTAGCCTTGCCAACAACGCCGGGGCGCTTGAAACCATAGGCAAGATCACAGTCGACGGAACGCCAGTCGACCTTACCCCAATGGGCGGGTTTGACATCGTTTCGCCCAACGAAGGTGAGAATATGGGCCTAGCCATCCTCCAGCTTGAAGGTGCTTCGATTGCCGGGCTCTACGAAATTGACCTCGAAACTGGTGCCGCCACGATGAAGGCCGATCTCGGCATGGGGGGCTTCACGGGCTTCGCGGCATCGCTTGGCATGTAG
- a CDS encoding fasciclin domain-containing protein, with the protein MKIVSKLTAAAVALTIATAANAENPMVGGAPMLETKNIVENAVNSADHTTLVAAVEAAGLVETLQGPGPFTVFAPVNDAFAALPEGTVDTLLKPENKDMLVKVLTAHVVAGDWSAAEIAQQARASSDGFYHFNAVSGDALSAQVRGNNVYIYDENGNASRVTIADVDQLNGVIHVVDTVLVPK; encoded by the coding sequence ATGAAGATCGTTTCCAAACTGACCGCCGCCGCCGTGGCGCTGACCATCGCAACTGCTGCGAACGCAGAAAACCCAATGGTCGGCGGCGCCCCCATGCTCGAGACGAAGAACATCGTTGAAAACGCGGTGAACTCGGCTGACCACACGACCCTTGTGGCCGCCGTCGAGGCGGCAGGTTTGGTCGAAACGCTGCAGGGTCCGGGGCCCTTTACCGTCTTCGCACCCGTGAACGACGCTTTCGCCGCGCTTCCCGAGGGAACAGTCGATACGCTCCTGAAGCCCGAGAACAAGGACATGCTGGTTAAGGTCCTGACCGCGCATGTGGTCGCCGGCGACTGGTCTGCCGCAGAGATAGCACAACAGGCGCGGGCCTCCTCCGACGGCTTCTATCACTTCAACGCGGTGTCAGGTGACGCCTTGTCGGCTCAGGTCAGGGGCAACAACGTCTACATCTACGACGAAAACGGTAATGCGAGTCGCGTGACAATCGCGGATGTCGATCAGTTGAACGGTGTCATCCACGTCGTCGACACTGTCCTCGTTCCGAAGTAA